In Flammeovirgaceae bacterium 311, one DNA window encodes the following:
- a CDS encoding nucleoside recognition domain-containing protein (COG2715 Uncharacterized membrane protein, required for spore maturation in B.subtilis.), translating to MVLNYIWIAFFLIAFVVAMFKLLAFGDTAVFPAIVESTFEMAKTGFELSLFLTGVLALWMGLMRLGEKGGVVEGIYKIIGPFFKRIFPAVPPNHPVFGPMVMNFSANMLGLDNAATPLGLKTMEELQTLNPKPDTATNAQIMFLVLNTSGLTIIPVSIMAYRAQQGAANPADIFIPTLLATYFSTIAGLIAVSFFQQINLFNRVVLFYLGTLTLFIAGLIAYFSTLSSDEISVASSQVSSIIIFSIIITFILMAWRKKVNAYEAFIEGAKEGFTVAVKIIPYLVAILVAIGIFRTSGALPLLINGIAGLVELAGLDTRFVPALPTALIKPFSGGGARGMMVEAMQNYGADSFPGTLVSIMQGSTETTFYVIALYFGSVNITKTRYAVACGLIADIVGIIAAILLCYFFFGDRPLSTIP from the coding sequence ATGGTTCTTAATTACATCTGGATCGCCTTTTTCCTGATTGCCTTTGTTGTAGCCATGTTCAAACTGCTGGCTTTTGGAGATACGGCTGTTTTCCCTGCCATTGTAGAATCTACCTTTGAAATGGCAAAAACAGGCTTCGAGCTTTCCCTGTTTTTAACAGGTGTGTTAGCCCTCTGGATGGGACTTATGCGTCTTGGTGAAAAAGGAGGCGTGGTAGAAGGTATTTACAAAATTATCGGTCCGTTCTTTAAAAGAATATTTCCGGCGGTACCACCTAACCATCCTGTTTTCGGACCCATGGTCATGAACTTTTCAGCCAATATGCTGGGACTGGATAATGCCGCGACGCCACTGGGTTTGAAAACCATGGAAGAACTCCAGACCCTGAATCCCAAGCCTGATACAGCCACCAATGCACAGATTATGTTCCTGGTGCTTAATACCTCCGGCTTAACTATCATACCGGTGAGTATCATGGCTTACCGCGCACAGCAGGGTGCCGCTAATCCGGCAGATATTTTTATTCCCACCTTACTGGCAACCTATTTTTCTACCATTGCAGGGTTGATTGCTGTTTCCTTTTTTCAGCAGATTAACCTTTTCAACAGGGTTGTACTCTTCTACCTGGGCACCCTTACCTTGTTCATAGCCGGTCTGATTGCTTACTTCAGCACCCTTAGCTCTGATGAGATTTCTGTTGCCTCGAGCCAGGTAAGCAGCATCATTATCTTCAGTATCATTATTACCTTTATCCTGATGGCCTGGCGTAAAAAAGTAAATGCCTATGAAGCATTTATAGAAGGGGCAAAGGAAGGTTTTACAGTGGCTGTTAAAATTATTCCCTATCTGGTGGCCATCCTGGTAGCGATCGGTATCTTTCGTACTAGCGGTGCACTTCCTTTATTGATTAATGGTATAGCAGGATTAGTAGAACTGGCTGGACTGGATACACGTTTTGTGCCAGCACTGCCAACTGCATTGATCAAACCATTTAGTGGTGGTGGTGCCAGGGGAATGATGGTAGAAGCCATGCAAAATTATGGTGCCGATTCTTTTCCCGGCACCCTGGTGAGTATCATGCAAGGATCAACGGAAACTACCTTCTATGTGATTGCTTTATACTTTGGTTCGGTAAATATTACTAAAACCAGATATGCTGTGGCATGTGGCCTTATTGCTGATATTGTTGGTATTATAGCCGCAATTTTACTCTGTTATTTCTTCTTTGGTGACAGACCTCTTTCCACCATTCCTTAG
- a CDS encoding 16S ribosomal RNA methyltransferase RsmE (COG1385 Uncharacterized protein conserved in bacteria) has protein sequence MQVFYQPETPQLLSLTEEESKHCARVLRHRAGDTIWVTNGRNQLFECQLKDANPTRCSFTIISEKEQAARPYSIHLAIAPTKNTDRLEWMLEKCVELGIDQVSLLLCQHSERVKINPDRLYKKAVSAMKQSLNFQMPRIHEPVGYRAFIDSLADENIHKFIAYVDEEPRSHLMQAAGSHHDYCILIGPEGDFSNEEISVALEHDLKPVSLGPSRLRTETAGLAACHILNLINQVPAPDKTDTSGC, from the coding sequence ATGCAAGTATTCTATCAGCCGGAAACGCCACAGCTTCTTAGCTTAACCGAAGAGGAAAGTAAACATTGCGCACGTGTGTTACGCCATCGTGCCGGTGATACCATCTGGGTGACTAATGGCAGGAATCAGCTGTTTGAATGCCAGCTGAAGGATGCGAATCCAACCCGCTGTTCCTTTACCATTATTAGTGAAAAAGAACAGGCAGCAAGGCCCTATAGCATTCACCTGGCCATTGCGCCTACCAAAAATACAGACCGGCTGGAGTGGATGCTCGAGAAATGCGTTGAGCTGGGGATAGACCAGGTGAGTCTTCTGTTGTGCCAGCACAGTGAAAGAGTAAAGATCAATCCAGACCGGCTTTACAAAAAGGCAGTCAGTGCCATGAAACAATCTCTCAATTTTCAGATGCCCCGTATTCATGAGCCTGTTGGGTATAGAGCATTCATTGATTCACTGGCTGATGAAAATATCCATAAATTCATTGCTTATGTGGATGAGGAGCCTCGTTCGCACCTGATGCAGGCAGCAGGTAGCCATCATGACTATTGTATCTTGATCGGACCGGAAGGTGATTTTTCTAATGAAGAAATCAGCGTAGCTTTGGAGCATGATTTAAAGCCTGTAAGCCTTGGTCCCAGCAGGTTACGCACCGAAACTGCCGGACTTGCAGCCTGTCATATACTTAACTTGATTAATCAGGTACCGGCACCTGATAAAACAGATACTTCTGGCTGTTAA
- a CDS encoding acyl-coA-binding protein ACBP (COG4281 Acyl-CoA-binding protein) — protein MVTDQEFQQAVSQSQQLSKRPSNEELLKLYALYKQATEGDVKGERPGGFDFKAMAKYGAWEEQKGKSAEQAKQEYVALVSGLQQRLG, from the coding sequence ATGGTAACAGATCAAGAATTTCAGCAAGCTGTATCCCAATCACAGCAGTTAAGTAAGCGGCCTTCCAATGAGGAGCTGCTCAAGCTCTATGCCCTCTACAAACAGGCAACCGAAGGCGATGTCAAGGGAGAGCGTCCCGGCGGATTCGATTTTAAAGCCATGGCCAAGTACGGTGCATGGGAAGAACAAAAAGGCAAATCTGCCGAGCAGGCAAAACAGGAATATGTTGCGCTGGTAAGTGGACTGCAACAGCGCTTAGGATAA
- a CDS encoding citrate synthase I, hexameric type (COG0372 Citrate synthase) has protein sequence MSNNFATLQYNGQTYQLPIVEGTENERAIDISTLRSESGLITLDPGYKNTGATKSAITFLDGEKGILRYRGYNIEDLAEKSTFLEVAYLLIYGELPKQQEFESFKQDITYHTLVHEDIKKILDGFPSNAHPMGVLASLVCTLTAFYPRSLDPNRSGDEVNLSIIRILAKMPTFAAWCYKNEMGHPVIYPNNKMDYCSNFLRMMFCLPAEDYTPDPVVAKALDTLLILHADHEQNCSTSTVRIVGSSQASLYSSISAGINALWGPLHGGANQAVIEMLEQIKADGGDANKYLEKAKDKNDPFRLMGFGHRVYKNFDPRARIIKKAADDVLSKMGIHDPVLEIAKKLEDAALNDDYFIERKLYPNVDFYSGIIYRAMGIPTEMFTVMFALGRLPGWIAQWKEMRENREPIGRPRQVYTGATHRPYVQVDNR, from the coding sequence ATGTCCAATAATTTTGCTACCCTTCAGTATAATGGCCAGACTTATCAACTGCCGATTGTTGAAGGTACAGAAAACGAGCGGGCTATTGATATCAGTACTCTGCGTTCCGAAAGTGGCTTGATAACACTTGATCCAGGCTATAAAAATACAGGAGCTACTAAAAGTGCCATTACTTTTTTAGATGGTGAAAAGGGAATTCTGCGATATAGAGGCTATAACATAGAAGACCTGGCTGAAAAATCCACTTTTCTTGAGGTTGCTTACCTGCTGATTTATGGTGAGCTGCCCAAGCAACAGGAATTTGAAAGTTTTAAGCAGGATATCACCTACCATACGCTTGTGCACGAAGACATCAAGAAGATTCTGGATGGCTTCCCCTCCAATGCCCACCCCATGGGCGTACTTGCGTCGCTGGTTTGCACCCTCACTGCTTTTTACCCACGCTCACTGGATCCAAACCGCAGCGGGGATGAGGTAAATCTTAGCATTATTCGCATACTGGCTAAAATGCCAACGTTTGCTGCCTGGTGCTATAAAAATGAAATGGGCCACCCAGTGATCTATCCCAATAACAAGATGGACTACTGCAGCAACTTCCTGCGCATGATGTTCTGCCTTCCGGCAGAGGATTATACCCCGGATCCTGTTGTGGCAAAAGCACTGGATACATTACTGATTCTGCATGCCGACCATGAGCAGAACTGCTCTACCTCTACTGTAAGGATTGTAGGATCATCGCAGGCAAGTCTTTATTCTTCTATATCAGCAGGTATCAACGCGCTGTGGGGACCGCTGCATGGCGGTGCTAACCAGGCGGTGATTGAAATGCTGGAGCAGATCAAGGCTGATGGCGGTGATGCCAATAAATACCTGGAGAAGGCAAAGGATAAAAACGATCCGTTCCGCCTTATGGGCTTTGGACACCGGGTATATAAAAACTTTGATCCGCGTGCCAGAATTATCAAAAAAGCAGCCGATGATGTATTATCCAAAATGGGTATTCATGATCCGGTGCTGGAAATCGCTAAAAAACTCGAGGATGCTGCGCTGAATGATGATTATTTCATCGAGCGTAAGCTATATCCAAATGTTGACTTCTACAGCGGCATTATTTACCGTGCCATGGGCATTCCTACTGAAATGTTCACCGTGATGTTTGCACTTGGCCGCTTGCCAGGCTGGATCGCCCAGTGGAAGGAAATGCGTGAAAACCGTGAACCAATCGGCCGTCCTCGTCAGGTATATACAGGTGCTACTCATCGCCCTTATGTCCAGGTTGATAACAGATAA
- a CDS encoding mgtc/sapb transporter (COG1285 Uncharacterized membrane protein) — translation MIEELYQFINVVVAAILTGFIGWEREQRNMPAGLRTNMIVGVSSALLVILGHMMVGYYDRVDAGADLQYDPLRVVQAIIVGVGFIGGGTILKVPEKEKIRYLTSAATILISAGIGIAVALERYVLSVLVVGLILVVNYGIRKWENHTGKSSD, via the coding sequence ATGATTGAGGAGCTTTATCAATTCATAAATGTGGTTGTTGCAGCCATTCTTACCGGATTTATAGGCTGGGAACGCGAGCAGCGTAATATGCCTGCAGGCCTTCGCACCAATATGATTGTTGGGGTAAGCTCGGCCCTGCTGGTAATCCTGGGACACATGATGGTGGGGTACTATGACAGAGTGGATGCGGGGGCTGATTTACAGTATGATCCATTGCGGGTGGTGCAGGCCATCATCGTAGGGGTAGGTTTTATTGGTGGAGGTACTATATTAAAGGTACCCGAAAAAGAAAAGATCCGCTACCTCACCAGTGCTGCCACCATTCTTATTTCAGCAGGGATTGGAATTGCAGTTGCCCTTGAACGCTATGTACTATCAGTATTGGTCGTGGGGCTGATCCTGGTCGTCAATTACGGGATCCGCAAATGGGAAAACCATACCGGCAAGTCATCTGACTGA
- a CDS encoding polysaccharide export protein (COG1596 Periplasmic protein involved in polysaccharide export), with amino-acid sequence MLSRIVVFALLLGGMLFTACVPVRKQTYLQERQNELQHYPKDTVVKRFTAEEYTYRLRAGDVVSVRITSLTPEQWDFFQKSNPGGAQNGQQDPLLSGYVISPEGAIQLPVVGAVTIAGLSIIEANQHLQQQVEQYLKNPTVHIKLLNFNYTLLGEVNSQGTFNTYDPRMNILQAVGRAGGLTEFADRANVKIVRKMGEEVEIAFVNLLDDDVITSPYFYLRPDDVVVVRPLKVKTFNNFTARNISLGLSVLSILSILYLRVM; translated from the coding sequence ATGCTATCAAGGATTGTAGTGTTTGCTCTTTTACTGGGAGGAATGCTATTTACAGCCTGTGTCCCGGTACGCAAGCAAACCTATCTGCAGGAACGTCAGAACGAGTTACAGCATTATCCAAAAGATACTGTTGTAAAGCGTTTTACCGCAGAAGAATATACATACAGATTACGGGCAGGCGATGTGGTTTCTGTTCGTATCACCAGCCTTACCCCGGAGCAGTGGGACTTCTTTCAAAAGAGCAATCCGGGAGGCGCACAGAACGGACAGCAGGATCCGTTGCTATCAGGCTATGTTATTTCCCCCGAAGGTGCCATCCAACTGCCGGTCGTAGGTGCTGTTACCATAGCCGGCTTATCGATCATAGAAGCCAATCAGCATCTGCAGCAGCAGGTAGAGCAATACCTTAAAAACCCTACAGTTCACATCAAGCTGCTCAATTTTAACTATACCTTATTAGGTGAGGTAAACTCCCAGGGCACCTTCAACACCTACGACCCAAGGATGAACATACTCCAGGCCGTAGGTAGGGCAGGGGGCTTAACAGAGTTCGCAGACAGGGCCAATGTAAAGATCGTTCGCAAAATGGGCGAAGAAGTAGAGATTGCCTTCGTGAACCTCCTGGACGATGATGTGATCACCTCCCCCTACTTCTACCTCCGCCCTGACGATGTGGTGGTGGTACGTCCGCTTAAAGTCAAGACCTTTAATAACTTCACTGCCAGGAATATATCGTTGGGTCTTTCCGTGCTTTCTATTCTAAGTATTCTTTATCTAAGAGTAATGTAA
- a CDS encoding GDP-mannose 4,6-dehydratase (COG1089 GDP-D-mannose dehydratase): MKTALITGITGQDGSYLAELLLEKGYMVHGIKRRSSLFNTDRIDHLYQDPHERNVRLKLHYGDLTDSTNLIRIIQEVQPDEIYNLAAMSHVQVSFDTPEYTGNADGLGTLRILEAVRLLGLSEKTKIYQASTSELYGKVQEVPQSERTPFYPRSPYAVAKMYAYWITVNYREAYNMYACNGILFNHESPVRGETFVTRKITRAAARIALGAQDKLFLGNLDAKRDWGHAKDYVEAMYLILQQEKPEDYVIATGRTTSVRDFVRMTFAELGVSLHFKGKGVEERGYISSTDGRYKLPAGKEVVCIDPRYFRPTEVDLLIGDPTKAKKQLGWEPNHSLQDLVKDMVNSDMELMKKDEHLVNSGFKTFNYYE, encoded by the coding sequence ATGAAAACAGCACTCATTACAGGTATAACAGGACAGGACGGCTCCTATTTAGCAGAACTATTGCTTGAGAAAGGCTATATGGTGCATGGCATCAAACGCCGTTCTTCCCTTTTCAATACCGATAGGATAGATCATCTCTACCAGGATCCACACGAAAGAAATGTAAGGCTTAAGCTACATTATGGTGACCTGACGGATTCAACTAACCTGATCCGCATCATCCAGGAAGTACAGCCGGATGAAATCTATAACCTGGCTGCCATGAGCCATGTACAGGTAAGCTTTGATACCCCCGAATATACCGGCAATGCCGATGGACTGGGAACTTTGAGAATCCTTGAGGCAGTACGCCTGCTTGGACTCTCTGAAAAAACTAAGATCTACCAGGCCTCTACTTCAGAACTCTATGGCAAAGTACAGGAAGTGCCACAGTCAGAACGCACACCTTTCTACCCCCGTTCTCCCTATGCGGTTGCTAAAATGTATGCCTATTGGATAACAGTTAACTACCGTGAAGCCTATAATATGTATGCCTGCAATGGCATCCTGTTCAACCATGAATCACCTGTACGGGGAGAAACTTTTGTCACCCGTAAAATCACCAGGGCCGCTGCCAGAATTGCTCTCGGCGCACAGGATAAATTATTTCTGGGTAACCTGGATGCCAAGCGCGACTGGGGTCATGCCAAAGACTATGTAGAGGCCATGTACCTCATCCTTCAGCAGGAAAAGCCGGAAGATTACGTGATCGCCACAGGCAGAACCACCTCAGTACGGGACTTTGTACGCATGACCTTTGCAGAACTGGGTGTATCTTTGCATTTCAAAGGCAAAGGCGTGGAGGAGCGGGGATACATATCCAGCACCGACGGACGTTATAAATTACCTGCAGGAAAGGAGGTCGTATGCATCGACCCCCGCTATTTCCGTCCAACAGAGGTAGACCTGCTCATTGGTGACCCCACCAAAGCAAAAAAGCAGCTGGGCTGGGAACCAAATCACTCACTGCAGGATTTGGTGAAAGACATGGTAAACTCCGACATGGAGCTCATGAAGAAAGACGAACACCTGGTCAACAGCGGGTTCAAAACATTTAATTACTACGAGTAA
- a CDS encoding capsular exopolysaccharide family protein (COG3206 Uncharacterized protein involved in exopolysaccharide biosynthesis) produces MAQQQTPGNSAGQQLDYKRYLLLVLRYWYVVLISLFLFLGWAYYKNKYSPRTYQVAMTMLIKENQGQENSAAMLFSNSLIKPNINYYNEPYLLKADPLIGQVVQKLGFTTSYYLQGNIKTTEIYPGLPLEFTPDTTNGASLPYGSTFWIQVLNSRQFQIKVYVEDEPLFSSAEPVYEFGESIQLRDQIIQVTKKPGFTNSEAFKQAYIVRFDHPGSVAAAYVSKLNIKWVEQGAAVLSLSTIGEIPEKEIRFLQALSQTYIEKDLTRKNQNASNTIGFISDQLMQIGDSLDLIERRLQNFKQENIGVGLGDRANVLFSKLQGLEQEKNMTVLRERYFDYISDHISRGLETTDLIVPSSLDIGDPVLNSLISQLVNLQLQKEELKRSTQASNPILITLDERISDLKQNLLKSIEAQRGSIDISRKSINREINLVERDIRQLPRSEREFINIQRVYKLSESLYNYLLEKRAEASITKASATSDISIVNPPKQVSGAITPDVKGNYTKSVMLGLGLPLGLLFLLFYFNNRVQSKEDLAKYTSIPLLGMVGHNPANNNLIVTTKPKSAISESFRGIRSNLNFFTSSTAAGNNGKIFLLTSSISGEGKTFCSINLASVFTYSGLKTVIVGADMRKPKIFQDFKLTNDVGLSNYLAGVSKFQEIIQPTHIQNLYVISGGIIPPNPAELLQGERMAALIQQLRSEFDIVIIDSPPHGLVTDSLLLMPAVDHTIFVVRQNYTTTTLLKNVEADYASGRLKNISILLNDVKTSKHGYGYGYGYGYGYYEEDEDNTRKRGLASLFSSRSK; encoded by the coding sequence GTGGCTCAACAGCAGACTCCAGGAAACAGCGCAGGGCAGCAGCTTGATTATAAGCGATACCTTTTACTAGTATTACGCTACTGGTATGTGGTGCTGATCAGTCTGTTCCTGTTCCTGGGATGGGCTTATTATAAAAATAAGTATTCCCCCAGGACCTACCAGGTGGCCATGACCATGCTCATCAAGGAGAACCAGGGCCAGGAGAATTCTGCGGCCATGCTGTTCAGCAATTCTCTGATCAAACCAAACATTAACTATTACAACGAGCCCTACCTGTTAAAAGCAGATCCGCTGATCGGGCAGGTGGTGCAAAAGCTGGGATTCACAACCAGTTACTATCTACAGGGGAATATTAAAACCACTGAAATTTACCCGGGACTTCCACTGGAATTTACCCCTGATACCACAAATGGCGCTTCACTTCCCTACGGCAGTACTTTTTGGATTCAGGTACTCAACAGCCGTCAGTTTCAGATAAAAGTCTATGTTGAAGATGAACCTTTATTTTCCAGTGCAGAACCTGTTTACGAGTTTGGAGAGTCGATTCAGCTAAGGGATCAAATTATTCAGGTAACTAAGAAGCCAGGTTTCACGAATTCGGAAGCATTCAAACAGGCTTATATTGTTCGCTTTGACCATCCAGGTAGTGTAGCAGCAGCCTATGTTTCTAAGCTTAATATTAAATGGGTCGAACAGGGAGCCGCGGTATTATCCCTAAGTACCATTGGTGAGATTCCAGAAAAAGAAATACGCTTTCTGCAGGCCTTGTCTCAAACCTATATTGAAAAGGACCTCACCAGGAAAAACCAAAATGCTTCCAATACCATCGGATTTATATCCGATCAGCTAATGCAAATTGGCGATTCGCTGGATCTCATTGAGCGGAGGCTGCAAAACTTTAAGCAGGAAAATATTGGTGTAGGGCTAGGCGATCGTGCCAATGTACTATTCTCCAAACTTCAGGGCCTTGAGCAGGAAAAGAATATGACTGTACTCAGGGAGCGGTATTTTGATTATATCAGCGATCATATCTCCAGGGGGCTTGAAACAACAGATTTGATTGTACCCTCCTCTTTGGACATTGGTGATCCTGTCCTCAACAGTTTGATCAGCCAGTTGGTAAATCTGCAGCTACAAAAAGAAGAGCTTAAGAGAAGTACCCAGGCATCCAACCCTATCCTCATCACCCTCGATGAACGTATCAGCGATCTAAAGCAGAACCTGCTGAAAAGTATTGAAGCCCAGCGGGGTAGCATCGATATCTCCCGCAAATCTATCAACAGGGAGATTAATTTAGTAGAACGAGACATCAGGCAGCTGCCAAGGTCAGAGCGTGAATTCATTAACATCCAGCGGGTATATAAGCTTAGTGAGAGCTTATACAATTACCTGCTGGAAAAGCGTGCCGAAGCAAGTATCACCAAGGCCTCTGCTACCTCTGATATCTCCATCGTGAATCCACCCAAGCAGGTGAGTGGCGCCATCACACCAGATGTGAAGGGTAATTACACAAAATCAGTCATGCTGGGTCTGGGCCTCCCGTTGGGGCTCCTTTTTCTGTTGTTTTATTTCAACAACAGGGTCCAGTCAAAAGAGGATCTGGCAAAATATACCTCCATTCCGCTCTTAGGAATGGTGGGTCATAATCCGGCCAATAACAATTTGATTGTTACTACAAAGCCAAAATCTGCCATTTCAGAATCGTTCAGAGGAATAAGGTCTAATCTTAACTTCTTCACCTCCTCCACAGCTGCTGGTAATAACGGCAAAATATTTCTCCTGACTTCTTCCATCAGTGGCGAAGGTAAAACCTTTTGCTCCATCAACCTGGCATCTGTTTTTACCTATAGCGGGTTAAAAACCGTAATTGTGGGTGCGGACATGCGCAAGCCAAAAATATTTCAGGACTTCAAGCTGACAAATGATGTTGGATTGAGTAACTACCTGGCCGGAGTCAGCAAATTTCAGGAGATCATTCAGCCAACCCATATCCAAAATCTATATGTTATTTCCGGAGGCATCATACCTCCTAACCCGGCAGAACTCCTGCAGGGAGAGAGAATGGCTGCACTGATACAGCAACTAAGGAGTGAGTTTGATATCGTGATCATCGATAGTCCACCCCATGGGTTGGTAACAGACTCCCTGTTGCTAATGCCTGCTGTGGATCATACAATTTTTGTGGTGCGCCAGAATTACACCACCACCACCTTATTGAAGAATGTAGAAGCTGATTATGCCAGCGGCCGCTTAAAAAACATAAGTATTCTGCTAAACGATGTAAAGACATCCAAGCATGGGTATGGATATGGGTACGGCTATGGATATGGATATTACGAAGAAGATGAAGACAACACTAGAAAAAGAGGCCTTGCCAGCTTATTCAGCTCAAGATCAAAATAA
- a CDS encoding ABC transporter (COG1682 ABC-type polysaccharide/polyol phosphate export systems, permease component) gives MPAYSAQDQNNQQNSQLQEEDWTLIIRPQSSLFDLQLAEVWRYRDLMLLFVRRDFVTFYKQTILGPLWFFLQPILTTIIFTFVFGRVANLSTDGIPHVVFYLSGIVLWNYFAECVNKTSGTFTQNANLFGKVYFPRIVLPLSIVMSNLLRLGVQLLLFIGVWVYFFAKGAEVAINAHALLFPVLILIMAALGLGLGMIISSMTTKYRDLTFLITFGVQLAMYASPVIYPISSLDGDIRMLIMANPMTAIIETFRYGFLGEGTFSWALLGYSAGFSIVALYIGTIIFNKVQRSFMDTV, from the coding sequence TTGCCAGCTTATTCAGCTCAAGATCAAAATAATCAACAAAACAGCCAACTTCAGGAGGAGGACTGGACGCTGATCATACGGCCGCAGTCTAGCCTGTTTGACCTGCAGCTGGCAGAGGTATGGCGGTATCGCGACCTGATGCTGCTTTTTGTACGAAGGGACTTTGTAACTTTCTACAAGCAGACTATCCTGGGGCCCCTATGGTTTTTCCTGCAGCCTATACTTACCACCATCATCTTTACTTTTGTGTTTGGCAGGGTAGCCAATTTATCTACAGATGGCATTCCGCATGTGGTTTTCTATCTTAGTGGTATCGTGCTGTGGAATTATTTTGCCGAATGTGTAAATAAAACCTCCGGAACTTTCACGCAAAATGCCAACCTGTTTGGTAAGGTTTACTTTCCACGCATTGTATTGCCTCTTTCCATCGTCATGAGCAATTTATTGCGCCTGGGTGTCCAATTGCTGCTCTTCATCGGGGTGTGGGTTTACTTTTTTGCAAAAGGTGCTGAGGTAGCCATCAATGCCCATGCGCTGTTATTCCCTGTTCTGATCCTGATCATGGCGGCACTGGGTTTAGGACTGGGCATGATCATCTCCTCGATGACCACAAAATACCGTGACCTTACTTTTCTAATCACCTTTGGCGTACAGCTGGCCATGTATGCCTCGCCTGTGATCTATCCTATCTCTTCGCTGGATGGCGATATCAGGATGCTCATCATGGCAAACCCCATGACTGCTATCATTGAGACTTTCCGCTACGGGTTCCTGGGTGAGGGTACTTTTAGCTGGGCTTTGCTTGGTTATAGTGCTGGGTTTAGTATTGTGGCTCTCTATATAGGAACGATCATCTTCAATAAAGTGCAAAGATCCTTTATGGATACCGTTTAG